The genomic window CCAGGCCAGATAATGGTCCGGATTCCCCAGTGCCAGCAGATCGAAGACCTCGAGCAGGGAAAAACAAACCAGACCGGCGGCAACGGCAAAGGCATTCAGACTGCGCCTTTGGCGCAGCAGGACGTAGGCCGCATAGGCGACGGCAAGAATAATGGCGAGGGTCGATGCGATAAGCTGAAACATGATAGAACACCCGGCCCGAAGTGATCAATTTATCTGAATCTGATTGGATCAGATGTTATCCGCTTACAGGTTTTGACCTTTGTGGGGAGTTTTCCAGCAATACCCGGACGATCCTCTCGGCTGCCTTGCCGTCCCATTTTTCCGGGATCCGCCCCTCGGGCACCTCCCCGCCCAGAATCTTCCTGGCGCATTCAAGGACCTTTTCCGGCCGATTGCCCACCAGGAAATTAGTCCCGACCTCGCAGGTGATGGGTCGTTCGGTGTTGTTGCGCATGGTGATGCAGGGGACGCCGAGAACGGTGGTTTCCTCCTGGAGGCCGCCGCTGTCGGTGAGGACGAGTCGGGCGTTCATGTTCAGGTGGAGGAATTCCATGTAGCCGAGGGGCTCGGTG from Desulfuromonadales bacterium includes these protein-coding regions:
- a CDS encoding histidine kinase N-terminal 7TM domain-containing protein encodes the protein MFQLIASTLAIILAVAYAAYVLLRQRRSLNAFAVAAGLVCFSLLEVFDLLALGNPDHYLAWKKLSLICESLLPLFWFAFCATFAGAGRPTGLPLPTRIFLFLTPAFL